In Sphingomonas sp. R1, a single genomic region encodes these proteins:
- a CDS encoding RpiB/LacA/LacB family sugar-phosphate isomerase codes for MKIALITENSQAAKNGIIHQALTNVAEPLGHQVFNYGMYSAEDSASLTYVMNGLLTGILLNSKAVDFVVTGCGTGMGSMLACNAMPGVFCGLVIDPTDAFLFGQINDGNAISMPYAKGFGWAAELNLEDVYRKLFEGERGLGYPKERAEIMRKNRGILADLKRVTCNDMLTVLKTVDQDLLRAAIAGEKFAEYFYANSQDAAISDYLRSLS; via the coding sequence ATGAAGATTGCGCTGATCACCGAGAACAGCCAGGCCGCCAAAAACGGCATCATTCACCAGGCGCTTACCAACGTTGCCGAGCCGCTGGGCCACCAGGTGTTCAATTACGGCATGTATTCGGCCGAGGATTCGGCTTCGCTCACCTATGTGATGAACGGCCTGCTCACTGGCATCCTGCTGAACTCCAAGGCGGTCGATTTCGTCGTTACCGGCTGCGGCACCGGCATGGGCTCGATGCTCGCCTGCAACGCGATGCCGGGCGTGTTCTGCGGCCTGGTGATCGACCCGACCGACGCCTTCCTGTTCGGCCAGATCAACGACGGCAACGCGATCTCGATGCCCTATGCCAAGGGCTTTGGCTGGGCAGCGGAGCTCAACCTGGAAGACGTTTACCGCAAGCTGTTCGAGGGTGAGCGCGGACTTGGCTATCCCAAGGAGCGCGCCGAGATCATGCGCAAGAATCGCGGAATCCTCGCAGACCTCAAGCGCGTGACCTGCAACGACATGCTAACCGTGCTGAAGACCGTGGACCAGGATCTGCTCCGCGCGGCGATCGCCGGCGAGAAGTTCGCCGAGTATTTCTACGCCAATTCGCAGGACGCGGCGATCAGCGACTATCTTCGCAGTCTCTCGTAA
- the kduD gene encoding 2-dehydro-3-deoxy-D-gluconate 5-dehydrogenase KduD, giving the protein MTNPFDLTGQVAVITGANTGIGQGIALALAAAGADIAAVGRTPAEETVAKVRDLGRRAEIVSADLSTIEPVQRVVDEAVDKLGKIDILVNNAGIIRRADSLDFTEEDWDAVVDTNLKSVFFLCQAAGKFMVRRFGETGERGRIINIASMLTFQGGIRVPSYTASKSGIGGLTKLLANEWASKGVNVNAIAPGYIATNNTAALQADETRNRQILERIPAARWGDPEDLGGAAVFLASRASDYVQGHVLAVDGGWLAR; this is encoded by the coding sequence ATGACCAATCCGTTCGATCTGACCGGCCAGGTGGCCGTCATCACCGGCGCCAATACCGGCATCGGCCAGGGCATCGCGCTGGCGCTCGCGGCAGCCGGCGCGGACATCGCGGCCGTGGGGCGCACGCCGGCCGAGGAAACCGTCGCCAAGGTACGCGATCTCGGCCGCCGCGCCGAGATCGTCTCCGCCGATCTCTCGACCATCGAACCTGTGCAAAGGGTTGTGGACGAGGCTGTGGATAAGCTGGGGAAAATCGACATCCTGGTGAACAATGCCGGGATCATCCGCCGTGCCGACAGCCTCGATTTCACCGAGGAAGATTGGGACGCGGTGGTCGATACCAACCTCAAATCCGTGTTCTTCCTCTGCCAGGCGGCGGGCAAGTTCATGGTCCGCCGCTTCGGCGAGACGGGCGAGCGCGGACGCATCATCAACATCGCCTCGATGCTGACCTTCCAGGGCGGCATCCGTGTGCCGAGCTATACCGCCTCCAAGTCGGGCATCGGCGGCCTCACCAAGCTGCTGGCGAACGAGTGGGCATCGAAGGGCGTCAACGTCAACGCGATCGCGCCGGGCTATATCGCCACCAACAACACCGCGGCGCTGCAGGCCGACGAGACCCGCAACCGCCAGATCCTGGAGCGCATCCCGGCGGCACGCTGGGGCGATCCCGAGGATCTGGGCGGCGCGGCGGTCTTCCTTGCGTCCCGCGCTTCGGACTATGTGCAGGGCCATGTTCTCGCGGTTGACGGAGGCTGGCTGGCACGATGA